A genomic segment from Nodularia sphaerocarpa UHCC 0038 encodes:
- a CDS encoding 16S rRNA (cytosine(967)-C(5))-methyltransferase, translating to MTNPRQIAFNALRDVHKGAYADVALNRALQKVTLPNHDRRLLTELVYGSVRRQRTLDALIDQLATKKSHQQPKDLRSILHLGLYQLRYQERIPASAAVNTTVQLAKENGFSGLTGFVNGLLRQYIRLAEKLPEPLKLPENPVERLGILHSFPDWIIQVWLDELDLVETENLCDWMNQTPTIDLRINPLRTSIEEVETALESAGILTRRVNHCPQALRLIGSTGAIQNLPGFNEGWWSVQDASAQLVGYLLNPQAGEVVIDACAAPGGKTTHIAELMGDVGEIWACDRTASRLRKLKENAQRLHLQSIQICTGDSRNLPQFYNKGDRLLLDAPCSGLGTLHRHADARWRQTPESVQELSILQTELISHTSQFVKPGGVLVYATCTLHPAENEGVISTFLVNHPQWQIQPPEVDSPNYAYSTPQGWLKVWPHRQNMDGFFMVRLRKANDSE from the coding sequence ATGACTAACCCCCGTCAAATAGCCTTTAATGCCTTGCGAGATGTTCACAAAGGAGCTTATGCTGATGTGGCCTTAAATAGAGCGCTGCAAAAAGTTACCTTGCCCAATCACGATCGCCGTTTACTGACAGAATTAGTATATGGCAGTGTGAGAAGACAACGCACCCTTGATGCACTCATCGACCAACTCGCCACTAAAAAATCTCACCAACAACCCAAAGACCTCCGCAGCATCCTACATCTGGGTTTATACCAACTGCGTTATCAAGAGCGTATCCCCGCTTCGGCGGCTGTGAACACCACTGTACAACTGGCTAAGGAAAATGGCTTTTCTGGTCTGACGGGTTTTGTCAATGGTCTATTGCGGCAATACATCCGGTTAGCGGAGAAATTACCAGAGCCTTTAAAGTTACCAGAAAACCCAGTAGAACGTTTGGGAATTTTACACAGTTTTCCCGATTGGATTATTCAGGTTTGGTTAGACGAACTGGATTTGGTGGAGACAGAAAATCTTTGTGATTGGATGAACCAAACACCGACAATTGATTTACGAATTAATCCCCTGCGGACTTCTATTGAGGAAGTTGAGACGGCTTTAGAGTCGGCGGGAATTTTAACGAGGCGGGTTAATCATTGTCCCCAGGCTTTAAGATTAATTGGGAGTACAGGCGCAATCCAAAATCTACCCGGTTTTAATGAGGGTTGGTGGTCTGTACAAGATGCTAGCGCTCAACTTGTGGGTTATTTACTTAATCCCCAAGCCGGTGAGGTGGTGATTGATGCTTGTGCAGCCCCTGGGGGTAAAACTACCCATATTGCTGAGTTAATGGGGGATGTGGGGGAAATTTGGGCTTGCGATCGCACTGCGTCCCGATTGCGTAAACTGAAAGAAAATGCTCAACGGCTGCATTTACAATCTATTCAAATTTGTACAGGTGATAGCCGCAATTTACCGCAATTTTACAATAAAGGCGATCGCCTCTTACTCGATGCTCCATGCTCTGGCTTAGGAACCCTACACCGTCACGCCGATGCACGTTGGCGACAAACACCAGAATCTGTCCAGGAACTCTCCATTTTGCAAACAGAACTAATATCACATACATCGCAGTTTGTCAAGCCCGGAGGTGTACTGGTTTATGCCACCTGTACCCTACATCCAGCCGAGAATGAAGGTGTGATTTCTACATTTTTAGTTAATCATCCCCAATGGCAAATTCAGCCTCCAGAGGTAGATTCGCCCAATTATGCCTATTCCACACCCCAAGGCTGGCTTAAAGTCTGGCCTCATCGACAGAACATGGACGGCTTTTTTATGGTGCGCTTAAGAAAAGCCAACGATTCCGAGTGA
- a CDS encoding glycoside hydrolase 100 family protein, whose product MPINEVLTDENIEEQAWRALEKSILYYQGRPIGTVAAYDASVEALNYDQCFVRDFVSSALIFLIKGRTDIVRNFLEETLKLQPKERELDAYKPGRGLIPASFKVVVENGEEHLEADFGEHAIARVTPVDSCLWWIILLRAYVVATKDYSIAYQPDFQNGIRLIIEICLANRFDMYPTLLVPDGACMIDRRMGIYGHPLELQVLFYAALRGAREMLVCKGNQDCKGNQDIVAAIDNRLPLLCAHIRQHYWIDINRLNAIYRFKSEEYGKGAVNLFNIYVDSLPYYELDKWLPRKGGYLAGNVGPSQFDTRFFALGNFMAIISDLATEEQSQAIMTLIEERWDDLVGDMPMKICFPALESEEYRIVTGCDPKNIPWSYHNAGSWPVLMWMFAAAAVKTNRTGLARRTIEIAKARLSEDEWPEYYDGKKGRLIGKQARKYQTWTIAGFLLAKELMDNPNFLPLVSFDELPPEAVSRACEFEIGSVEPYLPR is encoded by the coding sequence ATGCCAATAAATGAAGTCCTAACAGATGAAAATATAGAAGAACAAGCATGGCGAGCGCTGGAGAAGTCAATTCTCTATTATCAAGGTCGCCCCATTGGGACTGTAGCCGCCTATGATGCATCTGTTGAAGCACTTAATTATGACCAGTGCTTTGTCCGGGATTTTGTTTCTTCAGCGTTAATTTTTCTGATCAAAGGTAGAACAGATATTGTTCGGAATTTCCTGGAAGAAACTTTGAAGTTACAGCCTAAAGAAAGAGAGTTAGATGCTTATAAGCCTGGGCGCGGGTTAATTCCAGCTAGCTTTAAAGTTGTAGTAGAAAATGGAGAGGAACATTTAGAAGCAGATTTTGGGGAACACGCGATCGCCAGAGTCACTCCAGTAGATTCTTGTCTATGGTGGATTATTTTGCTGCGTGCTTATGTAGTCGCCACCAAGGATTATTCCATCGCCTATCAACCTGATTTCCAAAACGGTATCCGGTTAATTATCGAAATCTGCTTGGCTAATCGCTTTGATATGTACCCGACGCTGTTGGTTCCCGATGGTGCTTGTATGATTGACCGTCGGATGGGTATTTATGGTCATCCTCTAGAACTTCAGGTGTTATTTTATGCGGCTTTGCGTGGGGCGCGTGAAATGCTGGTTTGTAAAGGTAATCAAGATTGTAAAGGTAATCAGGATATAGTCGCTGCAATTGATAACCGCTTACCGCTTTTATGCGCTCACATTCGCCAGCATTATTGGATAGATATTAATCGCCTCAATGCAATTTATCGCTTTAAGAGTGAAGAATATGGCAAAGGTGCAGTAAATCTATTTAATATCTATGTAGACTCTCTTCCCTATTACGAATTAGACAAATGGCTACCGAGAAAAGGTGGTTATTTAGCTGGTAATGTCGGTCCATCGCAGTTCGATACGCGTTTCTTTGCACTGGGTAACTTCATGGCGATTATTTCCGATTTAGCCACTGAAGAGCAGTCACAAGCCATTATGACTCTGATTGAGGAACGATGGGACGATTTGGTGGGAGATATGCCGATGAAAATCTGTTTTCCAGCTTTAGAAAGTGAAGAATACAGAATTGTTACAGGATGTGACCCCAAAAATATCCCTTGGTCATATCATAATGCTGGAAGTTGGCCGGTATTAATGTGGATGTTCGCCGCCGCAGCTGTAAAAACTAACAGAACTGGTTTAGCCAGAAGGACTATTGAAATTGCCAAAGCAAGGTTGAGTGAAGATGAATGGCCAGAATATTATGATGGTAAGAAAGGGCGATTAATTGGCAAACAAGCCAGGAAATATCAAACTTGGACAATTGCTGGTTTCTTGTTGGCGAAAGAACTGATGGATAATCCCAATTTTTTACCGTTAGTGAGTTTTGATGAATTACCACCTGAAGCAGTTTCTCGCGCCTGTGAGTTTGAAATTGGCAGTGTTGAACCTTACTTACCTCGATAG
- a CDS encoding glycoside hydrolase 100 family protein → MEREEVVIVDDLEKQAWEILQNSILYYQGRPVGTINTYDSAEKALNHDHCFIRDFVPSALLFLIKGKYDIVRNFLEETLKLQPKKGLFDAYIPGQGLIPASFKVGSKDGEEYLEADFGEEAIARVTPVDSCLWWVIILYAYVKATKDISFALQPEFQQGISLIMELCLATRFDMYPTLLVPDGACMIYRRMGIYGYPLEIQALFYSALRSARKLLICAGDEEIVIGINNRLPILRDHIRHHYWIDMKRLNVIYRFKGEEYGESAVNQFNIYPDSIPYANLAMWLPKHGGYLAGNVGPSQLDTRFFALGNMMAIISSLTSEQQSQAIMNLIEEQWDDLVGEMPMKICFPAVEKEEYKIFTGCDPRNIPWSYHNGGSWPVLLWSLIAAAQKTGRTDIGKRALEIAEARISQDNWPEYYDGTGGLLIGKQARRYQTWTISGFLLAKELMRNPAHLGLISFAQFDLENASQSCEL, encoded by the coding sequence ATGGAAAGAGAGGAAGTAGTCATAGTTGATGATTTAGAGAAACAGGCTTGGGAAATTTTACAAAATTCAATTCTTTACTACCAAGGTCGTCCGGTTGGTACAATTAATACTTATGATTCTGCGGAAAAAGCGTTAAATCACGACCATTGTTTTATTAGAGATTTTGTGCCTTCTGCATTACTATTTTTAATTAAAGGTAAATATGATATTGTCCGTAATTTTCTAGAAGAAACTTTAAAGTTACAGCCTAAAAAAGGTTTATTTGATGCTTATATACCTGGGCAAGGTTTGATACCAGCCAGCTTCAAAGTTGGATCAAAAGATGGGGAAGAATATTTAGAAGCGGATTTTGGTGAAGAGGCGATCGCCAGAGTTACACCTGTTGATTCTTGTCTGTGGTGGGTTATAATACTATATGCTTATGTCAAAGCTACAAAAGATATAAGTTTTGCCTTGCAGCCGGAATTTCAGCAAGGAATCTCCTTAATCATGGAACTTTGTTTGGCGACACGGTTTGATATGTATCCCACGCTGTTAGTTCCAGATGGCGCTTGTATGATTTATCGGCGTATGGGTATCTATGGATATCCTTTGGAAATTCAAGCTTTATTTTATTCCGCATTGCGTTCGGCGCGGAAGTTGCTGATTTGTGCAGGTGATGAAGAAATTGTCATCGGGATTAATAACCGCTTACCTATATTAAGAGATCATATTCGTCATCACTATTGGATTGATATGAAGCGATTGAATGTAATTTATCGCTTTAAGGGTGAAGAATACGGAGAGTCAGCAGTCAATCAATTTAATATCTATCCTGATTCCATTCCCTATGCTAATTTAGCTATGTGGTTGCCTAAACACGGTGGTTATCTAGCAGGTAATGTTGGTCCTTCGCAACTAGATACACGTTTCTTTGCACTGGGAAATATGATGGCGATTATTTCCTCTCTTACGAGTGAACAGCAATCCCAAGCTATTATGAATCTCATTGAAGAACAGTGGGATGATTTAGTGGGAGAAATGCCGATGAAAATCTGTTTCCCGGCTGTTGAAAAAGAGGAATACAAAATTTTTACCGGATGTGACCCCAGAAATATTCCTTGGTCATATCATAATGGTGGTAGTTGGCCGGTTTTATTGTGGTCGTTAATTGCTGCGGCGCAAAAAACTGGTAGAACGGATATTGGGAAACGCGCCTTAGAAATTGCCGAAGCACGTATCAGTCAAGATAATTGGCCGGAATATTACGATGGTACGGGGGGGCTGTTAATTGGTAAGCAAGCGAGAAGATATCAAACCTGGACAATTTCTGGTTTTCTATTGGCGAAAGAATTGATGCGAAATCCGGCGCATTTAGGATTAATTAGTTTTGCACAGTTTGATTTAGAGAATGCTTCCCAGTCTTGTGAGTTGTAA
- the menH gene encoding 2-succinyl-6-hydroxy-2,4-cyclohexadiene-1-carboxylate synthase, giving the protein MVLNNYNVHYSLINNSNKPVILFLHGFMGNIHEFDEAIKILAEEFSFLTLDLPGHGKTQVLGGDEYYTMANTANALINLLDELKINQCFLVGYSMGGRLALYLTLHFPERFAKVILESASPGLATEIERLARIKNDAQIARKLARSITKSDFATFLQNWYNQPIFGAIKNHPNFEIILESRLQNNPIELTKSLQFMGTGNQPSLWNKLNQNTTPLLLLTGEHDKKFIDINTEIAQKCQIAQLKVINQAGHNIHLENTAEFVKNIRDFFTHPIPRQNSPSSL; this is encoded by the coding sequence ATGGTTTTGAATAATTATAATGTTCATTATTCTTTAATTAACAACTCAAATAAACCAGTGATTCTATTTTTACATGGTTTTATGGGTAATATTCATGAATTTGACGAAGCCATAAAGATACTAGCTGAAGAATTTTCATTTCTCACACTTGATTTACCAGGACATGGAAAAACTCAAGTATTGGGTGGGGATGAATACTATACAATGGCAAATACTGCTAATGCTTTAATTAACTTATTAGACGAGTTAAAAATTAACCAATGCTTCTTAGTAGGTTATTCAATGGGTGGAAGATTAGCTTTATATTTAACTCTACATTTTCCAGAGCGTTTTGCTAAAGTTATCCTAGAATCAGCATCCCCAGGTTTAGCAACAGAAATAGAAAGATTAGCAAGAATTAAAAATGATGCTCAAATAGCCAGAAAATTAGCAAGAAGTATTACCAAATCAGATTTTGCTACTTTTTTACAAAATTGGTATAATCAGCCAATCTTTGGCGCAATCAAAAATCATCCCAACTTTGAAATCATCTTAGAAAGTCGGTTGCAAAATAATCCAATTGAACTAACTAAATCATTGCAATTCATGGGGACTGGAAATCAACCTTCCTTATGGAATAAACTCAACCAAAATACAACACCTTTGCTATTATTAACCGGAGAACATGATAAAAAATTCATAGATATCAATACAGAAATAGCTCAAAAATGTCAAATTGCCCAGCTAAAAGTAATTAATCAGGCTGGGCATAATATTCACCTAGAAAATACGGCAGAATTTGTCAAAAACATCAGAGACTTTTTCACTCATCCCATCCCCAGGCAAAATTCCCCCTCTTCCCTCTAA
- a CDS encoding adenosine deaminase — MALYAELHRHLGGSVVPRVLWRYFERHATDLITRFAEYSEFEDFYTRPRNTLDEYLELHTLVESVQTVETLPYFIYRLLRGAYIFENLAYLELRYTPYLRTPEHLSQTERIDKMAEIVEVVGKASHLPEYPIVTSQILCMHSRLPYEVNRAIIELAVQNKQYVCGIDVAGGDRYYEERLEEWISLYDYGRSHGINTTGHLYETTDGCHPKLLPYLMRIGHGIQIPLLSPELLKDIAKRGQCLEVCPTTYLKTGTLQDIRQLKLVFDRCFEAGVDIAICTDNAGLHNMRLPFEYENLLTYDIINFEQLQACQNAAFRHAFAWPHNQAPASLLNRLLKPELPKVLARKD, encoded by the coding sequence ATGGCGTTATATGCTGAGTTACATAGACATCTGGGGGGTTCCGTTGTTCCCCGCGTTTTGTGGCGATATTTTGAGCGCCATGCGACAGATTTAATTACTCGTTTTGCTGAATATTCGGAATTTGAGGATTTTTACACCCGTCCCCGCAATACTTTAGATGAGTATCTAGAATTACACACTTTAGTGGAAAGTGTGCAAACTGTAGAGACTTTACCTTACTTTATTTATCGCTTATTGCGCGGTGCTTATATCTTTGAAAATTTGGCGTATTTAGAATTACGCTATACTCCATATTTACGCACACCTGAACATCTTAGTCAAACCGAAAGAATTGACAAGATGGCGGAAATTGTGGAGGTGGTGGGAAAAGCTAGTCATTTACCAGAGTATCCGATTGTGACGAGCCAAATTCTCTGTATGCACTCGCGTTTACCTTATGAGGTGAATCGGGCAATTATTGAGTTGGCTGTGCAGAATAAACAGTATGTTTGTGGGATTGACGTGGCTGGTGGCGATCGCTATTATGAAGAACGTCTAGAAGAATGGATCAGCTTGTATGATTATGGGCGATCGCACGGCATTAACACAACTGGACACCTTTACGAAACCACCGATGGCTGTCACCCCAAACTTTTACCCTACCTGATGCGAATTGGTCACGGTATCCAAATTCCCCTGTTATCTCCAGAGTTATTAAAGGATATAGCTAAAAGAGGACAGTGTTTAGAAGTTTGTCCCACAACTTACCTCAAAACAGGTACTTTACAGGATATCCGTCAACTAAAATTAGTTTTTGACCGTTGTTTTGAAGCAGGGGTAGATATTGCGATTTGTACTGATAACGCTGGGCTGCATAATATGCGCTTACCCTTTGAGTACGAAAATCTTTTAACTTACGACATTATTAATTTTGAGCAGTTACAAGCTTGTCAAAATGCAGCCTTCCGTCATGCTTTTGCTTGGCCTCATAATCAAGCGCCTGCATCTTTATTGAACAGACTACTTAAGCCGGAACTTCCGAAAGTTTTAGCAAGGAAAGATTAG
- a CDS encoding SDR family oxidoreductase, translated as MKAFVAGATGETGRRIVQELIARNIPVRALVRDAETARAILPAEAELVVGDVLEPETLNTAIGDSTVLLCATGAKPSFDPTGPYKVDFEGTKNLVDAAKAKGIEHFVFVSSLCVSQLFHPLNLFWLILVWKKQAEEYIQKSGLTYTIVRPGGLKNEDNSDAIVMQSADTLFDGSIPRQKVAQVCVESLFEPSARNKVVEVVAKPEVTSKSLGELFANVA; from the coding sequence ATGAAAGCATTTGTAGCCGGAGCAACAGGTGAAACAGGTCGCCGCATCGTCCAAGAACTCATAGCCCGAAATATTCCTGTGCGGGCTTTAGTCAGAGATGCAGAGACAGCTAGAGCTATTTTACCTGCTGAGGCTGAGTTAGTTGTGGGCGATGTCTTAGAACCAGAAACCCTGAATACGGCTATAGGAGATAGTACAGTTTTACTATGCGCCACTGGTGCAAAACCCAGTTTCGACCCCACAGGCCCCTACAAAGTCGATTTTGAAGGAACTAAAAATTTAGTTGATGCTGCTAAGGCTAAGGGAATTGAGCATTTTGTTTTTGTCTCTTCTTTGTGTGTTTCTCAGTTATTCCATCCGTTGAACTTGTTTTGGTTGATTTTGGTGTGGAAAAAACAAGCAGAAGAATACATTCAAAAAAGCGGTTTGACTTATACCATTGTCCGCCCTGGTGGGTTGAAAAATGAAGATAATTCTGATGCAATTGTGATGCAGAGTGCTGATACATTATTTGATGGTAGTATTCCTCGACAAAAAGTCGCTCAGGTTTGTGTTGAGTCTTTATTTGAGCCATCCGCACGTAATAAAGTTGTTGAGGTTGTGGCTAAACCAGAAGTTACCTCCAAAAGCTTGGGAGAACTATTTGCTAATGTTGCATAA
- a CDS encoding secondary thiamine-phosphate synthase enzyme YjbQ yields the protein MAHYQKLLKISTTGKNFQNITAKIAAIVAESGVETGLCTLFLRHTSASLVIQENADPDVLVDLANFMAKLVPESGKYIHDAEGADDMPAHIRTALTHTSEHIPINRGHLVLGTWQGIYIWEHRQRSHTRELVIHISD from the coding sequence ATGGCTCACTACCAAAAACTCCTAAAAATTTCGACTACAGGCAAAAATTTTCAGAATATCACTGCAAAAATTGCCGCCATAGTTGCAGAGTCTGGAGTAGAAACTGGACTTTGTACCTTGTTTTTACGCCACACCTCCGCCAGTTTAGTCATACAAGAAAATGCCGACCCCGATGTACTAGTAGATTTAGCCAACTTTATGGCAAAATTAGTGCCAGAATCAGGCAAATATATCCACGATGCCGAAGGTGCAGACGATATGCCAGCACATATACGCACAGCACTTACCCATACCTCAGAACATATTCCCATAAATCGCGGTCATTTAGTGCTAGGAACTTGGCAAGGCATTTATATTTGGGAACATCGTCAGCGTAGTCATACCAGAGAATTAGTTATCCACATTTCTGATTAG
- the psb35 gene encoding photosystem II assembly protein Psb35 — MNLLMQTAAEAVDKGSHFPLAFTLVYVVGFIAAVTIGSIAWYNSKRPAGWESKERPDFVPKVEKEETPGVGEPKS, encoded by the coding sequence ATGAATTTATTGATGCAAACGGCTGCTGAAGCAGTAGATAAAGGTTCCCATTTTCCTTTAGCTTTTACTTTGGTGTATGTAGTTGGTTTTATTGCTGCTGTCACCATTGGTTCTATCGCTTGGTATAATTCTAAACGACCTGCTGGCTGGGAAAGCAAAGAACGTCCTGATTTTGTCCCTAAAGTTGAAAAGGAAGAAACTCCGGGTGTGGGTGAACCGAAGTCTTAA
- a CDS encoding rhodanese-like domain-containing protein, with product MSSDLVAEVHDLKSRLEWGQPAFTIIDVRDRHTYNYNRITGAIQIPLDELVKRAKPALHEERQIYIYGDSDTQAGYAVQLLRAAGFMNATVLRGGITAWKTIGGATEGVAA from the coding sequence ATGAGTAGTGATTTAGTTGCTGAAGTTCATGATCTAAAGTCTCGTCTGGAATGGGGTCAACCAGCGTTTACAATCATCGATGTGCGCGATCGCCACACTTACAATTACAATCGCATCACAGGGGCTATCCAAATCCCCTTAGATGAATTAGTAAAACGCGCTAAACCTGCACTACACGAGGAACGCCAGATTTATATCTATGGCGATAGCGACACACAAGCCGGCTACGCTGTTCAACTATTACGAGCTGCTGGCTTTATGAATGCAACCGTACTCAGAGGCGGTATCACAGCCTGGAAAACAATTGGCGGTGCTACAGAAGGCGTAGCTGCTTAA
- a CDS encoding glycoside hydrolase family protein: protein MGPIASLLGLVYLLQWYIHGTLRSPTDPVFRVQQPPLVMQGGDPHIRALMRTISASEANGPRPYSLLYGGQQVNNLSRHPEICVRIVTGPNKDNCSTAAGRYQIINNTWFEIAPRYHPKPPGNMMFWSAYSFEAEYQDVVVYRWLNDRKVWGTDISQLLQNGKINDVLRRLSPTWTSLGYGIETNSISRSLPNIYEKMLKEELRVVNQPASVIMTPER, encoded by the coding sequence ATTGGCCCCATCGCCTCACTGCTTGGCTTGGTCTATTTGTTGCAGTGGTACATACATGGTACATTGCGATCGCCTACCGATCCTGTATTTAGAGTCCAACAGCCGCCTTTAGTTATGCAAGGGGGTGATCCTCATATCCGCGCTTTGATGCGAACCATCTCAGCCAGTGAGGCCAATGGTCCTCGTCCTTATTCTCTTTTGTATGGTGGTCAGCAGGTTAATAACCTCAGCCGTCATCCAGAGATATGCGTCAGGATTGTTACAGGGCCAAATAAGGACAATTGTTCCACTGCGGCTGGGAGATATCAAATTATCAATAATACTTGGTTTGAAATCGCCCCTCGCTATCATCCAAAACCTCCCGGAAACATGATGTTTTGGTCTGCTTATAGTTTTGAAGCTGAGTATCAAGATGTGGTGGTTTATCGTTGGTTGAATGATAGAAAGGTTTGGGGAACTGATATTTCTCAACTCTTGCAAAATGGCAAAATTAACGATGTTTTGCGGCGACTTTCTCCCACTTGGACGAGTCTAGGATATGGTATCGAAACTAATTCAATTAGTCGCTCTTTGCCGAATATCTATGAGAAAATGTTGAAGGAGGAATTAAGGGTTGTTAATCAACCAGCATCTGTAATTATGACTCCAGAACGTTGA
- the mutL gene encoding DNA mismatch repair endonuclease MutL has product MASTIQALPTEVVYLITAGEVIDSLASVVRELVENSLDAGATRIVVSLWPQQWRIRVADNGCGMDEYDLQQAALAHSTSKIRSSEDLWKINSLGFRGEALHSLTTLADLEILSRPGAGNVGWRVVYGDGGKAVEFEATAIAPGTVVTVSHLFGNCTVRRQGLPTAAQQMRGVQLAIQQIALCHPHVTWQVWQNDRQWFSISPAASTGQLLPQILPQVRQGDLNEVKLEVPSPQSQISLVVGLPDRCHRRRPDWVRVAINGRMVKSPELEQTILSAFHRTLPRDRYPICLLNLTISPDQINWNRNPAKSEIYLNEINYWQEQITTAIDQALRISSANLKESVHTTRVSKLLKAAEAKGGYHVNPQNPSEDNNTAHSLKAIAQLSNTYIVVEHPNGMWLVEQHIAHERVLYEQICDNWQLVPIEPAIILYQLSPAQVLQLQRIGLDIEPFGEQLWAIRTLPAPLQQREDCADAILELSWGGDLQVAQVAVACRSAIRNGTPMTMPEMQTLLDQWQRTRNPRTCPHGRPIYLSLEEPALARFFRRNWVIGKSHGI; this is encoded by the coding sequence ATGGCATCTACTATTCAAGCTTTACCGACAGAAGTCGTATATCTAATTACAGCTGGAGAGGTAATCGACTCTTTAGCTTCTGTGGTGCGGGAATTGGTGGAAAATTCCCTAGACGCAGGCGCAACCCGGATTGTAGTTTCTCTTTGGCCGCAGCAGTGGCGCATTCGCGTGGCAGATAATGGTTGCGGAATGGACGAATATGATTTGCAACAAGCCGCCCTGGCACACAGTACCAGTAAAATTCGCTCTAGTGAAGATTTATGGAAGATTAACAGTTTGGGCTTTCGCGGTGAAGCGTTGCACAGTTTGACAACTTTGGCAGATTTGGAAATTTTGAGCCGTCCAGGGGCAGGTAATGTGGGCTGGCGGGTTGTTTATGGTGATGGTGGTAAGGCTGTGGAATTTGAAGCAACTGCGATCGCACCTGGTACAGTGGTGACAGTTTCTCATCTGTTTGGTAATTGTACCGTGCGTCGTCAGGGTTTACCCACAGCCGCCCAGCAAATGAGAGGCGTACAACTAGCAATTCAACAAATCGCCCTCTGTCACCCTCATGTTACTTGGCAAGTTTGGCAAAATGACCGCCAATGGTTCAGTATCTCTCCCGCAGCCTCCACAGGACAACTCCTACCGCAAATTCTCCCCCAAGTCCGACAAGGTGACTTAAACGAAGTCAAACTAGAAGTACCCAGTCCCCAGTCCCAAATTAGTCTAGTGGTGGGATTACCTGATAGATGTCATCGCCGCCGCCCTGATTGGGTACGGGTAGCGATTAATGGACGCATGGTAAAATCGCCGGAATTAGAGCAAACGATTTTATCAGCATTTCATAGAACATTACCACGCGATCGCTATCCGATTTGTTTATTAAATCTGACCATTTCTCCTGACCAAATTAACTGGAATCGTAACCCCGCCAAAAGCGAAATTTACCTCAATGAAATTAATTATTGGCAAGAACAAATTACCACAGCAATTGACCAAGCACTCCGCATAAGTTCAGCTAATTTGAAAGAATCTGTCCACACAACAAGAGTCAGTAAATTACTCAAAGCCGCAGAAGCCAAAGGCGGTTATCATGTTAATCCTCAAAATCCTTCTGAAGATAATAATACAGCGCATTCTTTAAAGGCGATCGCGCAACTCAGCAACACCTATATAGTAGTAGAACATCCCAATGGAATGTGGTTAGTAGAACAACATATTGCTCATGAGCGAGTATTATATGAGCAAATCTGTGATAACTGGCAACTTGTACCCATTGAACCCGCAATCATTCTTTATCAATTATCACCAGCGCAAGTATTACAATTGCAAAGAATTGGTTTAGATATAGAACCCTTCGGCGAACAACTTTGGGCAATTCGCACCTTACCCGCACCTTTGCAACAGCGAGAAGATTGTGCAGACGCAATTTTAGAACTCAGTTGGGGAGGAGATTTACAAGTAGCCCAAGTAGCCGTCGCCTGTCGCAGTGCTATTCGTAATGGTACACCCATGACTATGCCAGAAATGCAGACATTATTAGATCAATGGCAACGCACTCGCAACCCCCGCACCTGTCCCCACGGTCGCCCCATTTATTTATCCTTAGAAGAACCAGCCTTAGCCAGATTTTTCCGGCGTAATTGGGTAATTGGTAAAAGTCACGGGATTTAA
- a CDS encoding TerB family tellurite resistance protein, with product MVTDSHVKNLVKILIGAAWIDGKIQPEERQYLREIAQAKGLATDPEIKPWLYELVPVRPQECYAWVEEYLGDRPSLEDCENLIEAISGLIYSDGEVAVEEARLLTKLQNLAKLNESTQPAYTGLLKQIQKLYRRWVDVQN from the coding sequence ATGGTTACTGATTCCCATGTGAAAAACTTAGTTAAAATTTTGATAGGTGCGGCTTGGATTGATGGTAAAATCCAGCCTGAAGAACGGCAATATTTGCGGGAGATAGCTCAAGCAAAAGGTTTGGCTACAGACCCAGAGATTAAGCCTTGGCTATACGAATTGGTTCCTGTGCGACCACAAGAATGTTATGCTTGGGTCGAAGAATATTTAGGCGATCGCCCCAGCCTCGAAGACTGCGAAAATCTCATCGAGGCTATTAGTGGATTAATTTACAGTGATGGCGAAGTAGCTGTAGAAGAAGCACGACTGCTGACAAAACTACAGAATTTAGCAAAGCTGAATGAATCTACTCAACCAGCTTATACAGGGTTGCTGAAGCAAATTCAAAAGCTTTATCGTCGCTGGGTTGATGTGCAGAACTAA